Below is a window of Thunnus maccoyii chromosome 16, fThuMac1.1, whole genome shotgun sequence DNA.
GAACCATGAAATGATGAGTTTCtaaatgttaaaacaacagaGTTGAACGTTTTCCCTGTACTCTTGAGCAGGGATTTGAAGATATAACAATGTTGTGATTCAGTACAGATTtagttttgttatgttttattataagTGGCTGCAGGACTTTAAAAGTGAGCACATGATTTGCATGTGGGAGCAAAAAAACCACATCTAAgcatttgttttcctttcaggCTCGTCTCTACAGTCTGCAGGCTGACCCTGCAACATACTGCAATGAGCCTGATGGTAAGATACTGTAAGATATAATACACAGTGAAGTAGTTGCACCAGAATGTTAGACTGATCATTGTTATTAGACATATTGTGTTTGAAGTAAGATGTTCTGCCTCTACcgctttttgttttgttttgaatattaCTGAATAATAGAATTAGTAGTCAGCATATTTGCTGGATTTGTGCAATGACTCACTATTTAATTGAGCACAAGTACCACACAGATGTTGAACTAAAATAACTTAATTGTAAGTTGTGTGCAGAGATAGGTTGGGTAATGCATCCTTACTAAATATCTGTCATGCCTCCCTAGTGTATTTTAATCAGACATTATTTTTGTGTAGGTCCCCCAGAGCAGTTTGACAACTGGCTGTCTGGCTTCAGTTTGGAAGATAAGAAAGGAGAAATCTCAGAGCTGTTGGTCAGCAGTCCTTCTATACGAGCCCTCTACACCAAAATGGTATGTATTGTTGCAATTTGTCAACACTTGCTGTTACGGAGCACAGCCTCCAGTATTGTTTTGAACAAACAGACCAGATAAGGAcagtcttcttctctttttaaatgCACAGGTGCCAGCAGCTGTAGCCCATTCAGAATTCTGGCAGCGGTATTTCTACAAAGTCTTCCAGTTGGACCAGGTAAACTtgtcattttgttcagtttattgtAAACTCAAGAGTATCCTCATGATGTCACATAACCTTTCATGCCAGCTCAATTCATTGTCTTGGCTGCCACCTGCTGGCCaattttttctgcctttttaaaatgaggcaaaaaatgtaaacatgtgcCAGGTCCTACGCCGATGCCAGTGGCTTTATCTGCCTGTAGAAAGCACCGGCTATGAATTGGACAGTCTTGTAAGTCTAATTGAAAACAGTGATAGTGATGTGGTCTTAAAAGTTCACAGACTGGCTTGCATGGTTGTCTAACAAagaatacaaatattttttcttataaGGTTTTTTGAGCAGATCGCCTTATCTGCTACACAAATGCTACCCATAGATAATCTTTTTTTATAGACCACAATACCAGAAAAGTAGGAACACCAGTACAAGCTAATGCAATCCAGCCTCGCAATAAATCTATTCTTAGCGAAGGtgactgtttctgctttttGACACCATGTCAGAAGTGTTGAGTCGACTTTATAGGACATAGCTTGTGgtgctgttgtattggattgtattatCTAAAAGACGTTTCTTATATTTTGTCCCCTGAGGGTGAAATATCAGTATGtgtattaacattaaaaatgtgacCAAATAGTGATTGTTGGTGATTCAAATGTAAATCTCGAAAAAAAATCAGATGGGGATGTTTTGAaacttaaatgtaaaatttcaaCAGGGCATTCACAAGGACAACTAGATGTTTTCAACATCTGCTTCCACTTTAAGCAACTACTGACACACAACACGTATGGATTACCCAGTATTGTAACATATATTCAttctttttacagcttttctaaaaaatctgtttgattCTGTTCTCTAGGAAGAGGCAAGGAGAGTAGCTCTGAAGCAGAGAGCAGAACAGAGTACTCACACAGAGACCCTGGGctgggaggaggaagaagaggaggagggtaaGCTAGCAACCGTTGTGAATTGTGAATAATCAGCTTTATTTCAAACCTTCCTTTCTCACTTACACTGCCTCTCTGGTATTCTCACTGTTACTGTCAGATGACTTCCTCGGCACCCCGTCATCATCTCAACTCAACTTCACACCCCCGTTGGACAAGAGCTCAACCCAACTGCCCACAACCTCGACAGCTCCCACAGGAACGACTCTGCTGAGCCCCGCTCTGTCTCCCAGTGACGAGCGTGACGCCACCCTCTCTGTCAGCAGCGACAGCGTCAGCCTGCCAACGCAGGTGGAAGTGCAGCCAGAGCCTGTTGTCACGGAGCTGGCCAAGAAACTGACAGAAGCTAGCGTGGAAGATGTTGGAGACAAGACACAAGAAGAGCAGAAGCCGGGCAAGAGCGACTCACCTCCCGAGGCTCAGGTGGAAGCTATTACCCAGCCAGAGGTCACTGTAGATGGGGCGTCAGTGCGCACTTCTGCCCCCGTCTCTAAACCAGAGGCCGTAAAGGAGGAAGGGCCCCAGGACCTGAGAGTTTTCGAGCTTAACTCTGACAGCGGAAAGTCTACGCCCTCTAACAACGGCAAGAAAGGTACAGTGACCTGAGGATGTTTTTCAGTTGGCAGTGAGAttcttattgttccagtttGGCACAATAAGAGTCTCTAAACAGGATTAAGTTTAGTGACGTGGTTATGAGTTTTCCACTAAATAGGCTTAAAAGGATCAACAGACTCAAGGTGACAGAAAGTtccaaatttgtcatttgtctttTCCCGTCTAGGATCCAGTACTGACGTGAGTGAGGACTGGGAGAAAGACTTTGACCTGGAtatgacagaagaagaagtccAAATGGCACTCTCCAAAATTGAAGCTTCTGGGGAGGttagtttggcttttttttttttttctttttggttaaatgtgaaattaataTATGTGAAAAGTGGAGATCTTTTACTAACCCTTGTGTCCTTTCATATCAGCTGGATGAAGACTGGGAGAACTGGGACTGAGAGCCACCGCAACACGAACTCTGTCCCGCCATTAAAGCTAGTTCTCGGCAGATGAACCATGCTTAACGTGTTTTAACTCTTTGTCCACACTGTCACCATGTCATGATTGTCAGTAGGGGATTTTTCCGACGGGTTCGGACCACATTGGTAAACCTGTTGAAAAGAGCAACAAGAAGACCAAGGCAATAAGAATTAGACTGCTCCGTCAGCTTAGTGCAGATAGCGAGGGTAATGACTCAGGTCTTGGCTATTTCTTGGAGTAACTTCTGACTTAGAGAGCATATGACACTAGTAATAGAGAGAGGTTTGTAATCATTCTGACCTAAAGCTTAAGGACACAGTGACAAGTCAGAATGTGAAAGGTCTCACCACAGCAGGGGAAGAGCTGTTTCCGCTTTTTTCTTTATGCCATTAAATACATCATGTACATTGTTGCGAGTGTATTTCAAGTCGGGCAAAGACTTAAACCGTAGGCTGAAAAATAGCCTTAAACTGTAATGCTGCTTGTCACTTTTCCAAGATGAAATACTTTTGCGAGTGATTTTTGAATGATGACGATTGATCGATTCAATTCTACCCGTGCCCAGCTTTCTTTCTCATCTTTATTATGCAAGTGAATCTTCAAAATGGAAACAAATATTTTGGCCTTCGTTCACAGAGCGTTTTTCATTTTGGATTCACTCCCAACTCTATATACATGGCCTTGTAAAGCACACAGTAGTGTGATAATGTTATCCAAACGTTTTTATTACAAGTCggattccccccccccctttgttCCTCATATCGTGATTAATTTGAATATATGAGCTTGTCGCAGGCTACGTGTTATTTTCTGCTTATTTCACTCCTATgagttgtttatctgtttgtcttACTTTGGTAGAGGGAATTTGTTTATTAGTCATTAAGAGAGAAGTCCTATTTGACTTAATAAAGAGAATTCAAACTGCTTCCGGTGTCATGATACCGGGTTCTTTGGCTTGAAATTGAGCGTAGCATCTCTTGTTATTTACTTGTATAGGAGAAAATTACAAATCTGAAGTTTTAAGTTTCTCTGTCGGCCCATGTTTGGAACAAAATAGCTCAGCAGGCAGTGTGCCAAGTAGACCAATGAGCAATGCGAGCACGCTCTATGCTTTTGATTTCCTTTTCCAtcatctgtaatgtaacatgaGAAAAAATAAGCCTAGAGATGTAATATTTATACTAAAATAAATGCTTAATTATTGTATTATGTGCTTTGGATTGCATGTCTGTGCAATAATATTATGCAAAACATTGTGCAGATGTTTACCGTTGAGTTGTATGTTTTTCGGTAAAAGACATTGGCTGTTCTTCaggtttttgtgtttctgacaaTGTGTTGCATGTCTATAATTCTCGGCTGTGTATTCCCTTCAGATTCACACTTGGAGCTAATCGAAGCTGTTCTACACTCATCTGTTTTCAAAACTGTCAAGTTCTTTTTTAAGTCAAGTCTTTCactatatttttcaaatgatCATTGTCATTAAAGCTTTCATGGCTAATGGGCTTAGTGTCTTGCATCTTAAAATAATCCAGCTGGGCCATTTTGCTGTTGAAGGAGAAAGAAACGGACAAGTCTGTTTAAACCAGACTAGGCTAGAAAAGCATTATAATTAGTGGCATGTTCAGTAGCTTCAATTACAGTGATGCAGAGGAAATCACCACTCATACCAAAACCCTTTCCTCATAACACCACCTAATGTTTGCTTAGCAACCAGGTTGTTAAGCTACTGCACAGGAATACCAGGCCTATTACAAGAAAATCGcatttcacaataaaaagtACACTCCAAGGAATTAGCTACggatttttaaaacaaagatttCTGAAGTAGACTGCTGAaagaatacacatttattttctgctgGGATATGGCATTACCTGAAAtgagttttattattatctgtGCCCCCGTACAGAACTATGGTGCTGTGTGAACCCACAGGCTGGGGAAACAATGTGGGTGTaagctttgtttgtttgactcTTAAATGTGAAGCTCAGTACATATTGAATACCCTTTACATATTGTGGTTCATTCTTTCCGCACATTGAGGAATGGGTATTATGTGTACAATGCATGGATAACAACAATttgacaattaaaaaatatgtaacccttaaacatactgttttttttactcttttgtaGCTGTAAGGTTACAAAAATCCTTTTATTCCACACTGTCTGATACTATTTTAGTATTCTGTATCAACTTTTCCAGCTTGTAAATAAAGCTGACACtaagtgaaatattcaaacccaagacatgtttttaaagctgcaccatAACAttagatatatatttttctgtttttttgcatcatttttacACATCTGGTAgctttggaaactttgggatctctATGAGTCTGAACACACAGCATGTGTTTGTAACGGCTGTGAGGTCAGTGAGGTTTAAACAAATTTcaaatgtgtatgtaaataaGGAAACGGTAAAGTGTCTGTGTGCttgtaataaactgtaaaaataccTGCAGGACACAGAATGAGTCACCTGATGGCGCTGTTGCTCCAGTTTGGCGGTCCCAGTCAGAAACCGCCActctttttctttcagctgcagcatccaTCTCACAGACATGGATTGGCCACATGTTCTCTCACATGCCGTTTCTTCATCATCAGCCacattaatgatttatttcctgcaaatttcatttcatttacacacacaatctcTTAATTTGCCCACAGTAGATGCCTCAGAAGAAGCAGCATTCAGTCATTGAAATGTATCTTTGTGGTCTTTGTGGTGGCATCAGCTGGGGTAATGTAGGTCAGCGTGGAGGGACACATGTACAGCGTGTTGGCTTTGCAATATGGACACTGCCTGTAAAGATGGCtactatctgtctgtctctctctccctcatttggTACCCAGACAATAGCAAGTGTGTGGTGGGTGTGGCTGTAGGCTTGAATGATGAGGGGATGAATGACCATTCGTCCGTTCCACCAATGTCAAGACAAACACAGCGTCAGTATGGTGGAAAAATCATGTTTGACGCTGTTCTCCCTTTGAAATTTCCATCATTTTAGGGATGAATGAACAAAACCTTGAACCTTGATCTCTTGCGAGTACGTTGATGGATATAATCAGAATGGATTAGGCATTCAGAGTGCAAATTAAATTCAACATATTCCCCCGGCACACTGTCTAAACACTAGGAGCCATGAAGACTttgagatgtgtttttttgtggctGCAATGACGCTGCAATTCGCAGCTGGCTCCTGAAGatgaaatcatctttaaaaaaagaccttGTTTACCTGCTTTGTCGAACCACACTGCTCTTTCATTCCTAAACCAGTGCCCTCACACCCGCGTGGTAATGGCTTGTACATATGCTGCCCTAACCGGACCCCAAATAACACAGACACCATATACATTACATTCTTTCTTACTCTGTTCCCACTCGGAGGCCTTAGTCAGCAGAAAGGCTGTAAAGGAATTTCCTGTTGAAGCCCACTGCTCCCTTGGCCTgactctgtgtgcgtgtgtgtgtgtgtgtgcgtgcgtgtgtgtgctttacATTACCTGCTCTCACCAATGTCATGTACAGATCATTTCACCGTGCACAGACAGCGAGGAGGGGGTAGCAGTGGACGACAATCAGACGGTGGAGAGAAATACTTCTCTCCTGAGGATCATCACAGCGTCCCCCCTTCCCCTCGTATTCCATCCTTGACCGAACACATCCTgcttctctttctgcctctttgACTTTCTCTCCCCGACCTATCACCGTCCACACGTATATACTGTCGCAAAccgaatcacacacacacacacactctctcaaaAACACACGCCAATGCATACATGCATAGAGAGTCAGGATCAGGATGAGGTCATTGTCTTGAGAATGAGTATTATTCTCGGCACCCTAAAGGGAGAAACCCTGTAACCCCTCTGCCTTTCAATAAGCACAAAAGACTCCCTTTGAGGGAGGAGACAGACTCCTATGGAATGTGTTACCAGGGTTTCTAGAACGACTGGCCTCCGAATTCACACCcatttcatgtgtgtgtgtgt
It encodes the following:
- the bsdc1 gene encoding BSD domain-containing protein 1, which encodes MAEGEGWWGGWLQQSFQAVKDKSSEALEFLKRDLTEFSTVVQHDTACSIVATATAVKNKLAVEGSSETTEKVKKSLSSFLGVITDTLAPPPDKTIDCDVITLVATPAGTTEVYDSSKARLYSLQADPATYCNEPDGPPEQFDNWLSGFSLEDKKGEISELLVSSPSIRALYTKMVPAAVAHSEFWQRYFYKVFQLDQEEARRVALKQRAEQSTHTETLGWEEEEEEEDDFLGTPSSSQLNFTPPLDKSSTQLPTTSTAPTGTTLLSPALSPSDERDATLSVSSDSVSLPTQVEVQPEPVVTELAKKLTEASVEDVGDKTQEEQKPGKSDSPPEAQVEAITQPEVTVDGASVRTSAPVSKPEAVKEEGPQDLRVFELNSDSGKSTPSNNGKKGSSTDVSEDWEKDFDLDMTEEEVQMALSKIEASGELDEDWENWD